Proteins from one Halovivax limisalsi genomic window:
- a CDS encoding class I SAM-dependent methyltransferase — translation MGEEPPTDADASPDVNVSADEDVATGGEASTDEEPSVEAPSANEETPVEASSTDEDPLAVVVDERRTEIAIESLRAEGVYDDARAVRPFDDGRTALPVERPPAATRIDRVVRQVDPEYRPTDLDTLLRERGWSERERDRERAPGSWAVVGDVVLVTIPPDCPDEGDVADALLELHGGAETVLADEGVSGRFREPRTRHLAGETDTETVHVEHGTAYALDPAAVMFSPGNQAERVRMGEVVEPDERVFDMFAGIGYFTLPMARAGANVTATELNPTAFRYLIENAVRNDVTDDVAAYNTDCRELAGSVDADRVVMGYYGIGAAAEPDDERSADESEDADPTTGSDAASGDDSAAGRRRESAVSFLPAALESLASDGVIHLHAAVHESDPRAVLDDRITDAVASRGRSARIRDRRRVKTHSAGVVHVVLDVAVS, via the coding sequence ATGGGTGAGGAGCCACCGACGGACGCGGACGCATCGCCGGACGTGAACGTGTCGGCAGACGAGGACGTGGCGACGGGTGGGGAGGCGTCGACGGACGAGGAACCGTCGGTCGAAGCGCCGTCGGCGAACGAGGAGACGCCCGTCGAAGCGTCGTCGACGGACGAGGACCCCCTCGCGGTCGTCGTCGACGAGCGCCGCACCGAGATCGCGATCGAGTCCCTCCGCGCGGAAGGCGTCTACGACGACGCCCGCGCCGTCAGGCCGTTCGACGACGGGCGGACGGCCCTGCCGGTCGAGCGCCCGCCGGCGGCGACGCGGATCGACCGCGTCGTTCGGCAGGTCGATCCCGAGTACCGCCCGACGGATCTCGACACCCTGCTGCGAGAGCGAGGCTGGAGCGAGCGCGAGCGCGACCGCGAGCGCGCGCCGGGGTCGTGGGCCGTCGTCGGCGACGTCGTTCTGGTCACGATCCCACCCGACTGTCCCGACGAGGGCGACGTGGCCGACGCCCTGCTCGAGTTACACGGCGGCGCCGAGACGGTGCTGGCCGACGAGGGGGTGTCCGGACGTTTTCGCGAACCGCGGACGCGTCACCTCGCCGGCGAGACGGACACGGAGACGGTCCACGTCGAGCACGGCACCGCGTACGCGCTCGATCCGGCCGCAGTCATGTTCTCGCCGGGGAACCAGGCCGAGCGCGTTCGCATGGGCGAGGTCGTCGAACCGGACGAGCGGGTCTTCGACATGTTCGCCGGGATCGGCTACTTCACCCTGCCGATGGCTCGGGCGGGCGCGAACGTCACGGCGACGGAACTGAACCCGACCGCGTTTCGATACCTCATCGAGAACGCGGTCCGAAACGACGTGACCGACGACGTGGCGGCGTACAACACCGACTGTCGCGAGCTCGCCGGGTCCGTCGACGCCGACCGCGTCGTGATGGGCTACTACGGGATCGGGGCCGCTGCGGAACCGGACGACGAGCGATCAGCCGACGAGTCCGAGGACGCCGATCCGACGACCGGTTCGGACGCGGCTTCGGGGGACGATTCGGCGGCCGGCCGTCGGCGTGAGTCGGCCGTATCCTTTCTTCCGGCCGCGCTCGAGTCCCTCGCGTCCGACGGCGTGATTCACCTTCACGCGGCCGTCCACGAGTCGGATCCGCGGGCAGTCCTCGACGATCGCATCACCGACGCGGTCGCGTCCCGGGGTCGATCCGCGCGTATTCGTGACCGCCGCCGGGTCAAGACCCACAGCGCAGGCGTCGTTCACGTCGTCCTCGACGTCGCGGTTTCGTGA